The following coding sequences lie in one Treponema sp. OMZ 790 genomic window:
- a CDS encoding AraC family transcriptional regulator, translating into MRSLEEHWNDLERLGFTRAEDRGTIRYEVPPKLGKGAVTILGDFDRALVSIADLEFFESITLLENVNEKTVSIGQFYEGELDIYEKDSSELLPCEHGLNAFVNNAYFSGFKRFSAGVRLVNVGFVFRQLFFDEMEDKIGCKLPEDFWETSAKILNPGVLYVPQITEICNQVKDCRLEGFALNMFIRAKCFEVFSILFDYVYANKKKSAVYLSDSDIKALDGIRKLLETEMLSPPSIKELSKRFGINQQKLMLGFKERYNMTVYSYVKRLKMEKALQLLRDENLLIGDIARLSGYKGEGHFQQVFREVYGLTPHKMRKELFK; encoded by the coding sequence ATGCGCAGTTTGGAAGAACATTGGAATGATTTGGAAAGGTTAGGCTTTACCCGTGCGGAGGATAGGGGAACTATAAGATATGAGGTGCCGCCTAAGTTGGGGAAGGGGGCGGTTACAATCTTAGGAGATTTTGATCGAGCCTTGGTATCGATTGCAGATTTGGAATTTTTTGAATCCATAACCTTATTAGAGAATGTAAACGAAAAAACCGTTTCTATCGGTCAGTTTTATGAAGGTGAGCTGGACATATATGAAAAAGACAGCTCCGAACTGTTGCCCTGCGAACACGGTCTTAATGCCTTTGTGAATAACGCTTATTTTTCGGGCTTTAAGCGTTTTAGTGCAGGTGTCCGTTTGGTAAATGTCGGCTTTGTTTTTAGGCAGTTATTTTTTGATGAGATGGAAGATAAAATCGGCTGCAAGCTGCCTGAAGATTTTTGGGAAACTTCCGCAAAGATTTTAAACCCCGGAGTGCTTTATGTTCCTCAAATTACCGAGATTTGTAATCAGGTAAAAGATTGCCGATTAGAAGGCTTTGCTCTTAACATGTTTATTCGGGCAAAATGTTTTGAAGTCTTTTCAATTTTATTTGATTATGTTTATGCGAATAAAAAAAAATCAGCCGTTTATCTTTCCGATTCAGATATTAAAGCCTTAGACGGGATTCGTAAACTTTTGGAAACCGAAATGCTTTCGCCTCCTTCGATAAAAGAATTATCAAAACGCTTCGGTATAAATCAGCAAAAACTGATGTTGGGCTTTAAGGAGCGTTACAATATGACGGTGTATTCTTATGTAAAAAGACTTAAAATGGAAAAAGCCTTGCAGCTTTTACGGGATGAAAATCTTTTGATTGGAGATATCGCCCGTCTTTCCGGCTATAAGGGAGAGGGGCATTTTCAACAAGTGTTTCGGGAAGTTTACGGTCTTACACCTCATAAGATGCGAAAAGAATTATTTAAATAA
- a CDS encoding MATE family efflux transporter has translation MENEKQKEFILNGNLWKVIFDLSWPAVIAMILLGANNVLDGIFVGHFAEEGAFTGISVALPPIITIIGLGILVGSGAGTLSSIAIGAEDKNIQKKILGNVNFLTLIISVIVMSLGFLFSEQTLFLMGGRGKALIHGGEYYLTLLWGTPIWIYAIALNNLIRSEGKMKTAAAIMGISLIVNGCANYILMVIFSFGVKGAAIGTNIGMAVQACIGAYYFAKKNTDSPAYVFTIRMDGEIISKIISMGLAGFIMQFMGTIQMLLVLNVLNRYGSQEDIAFYGIVTRIFSFVLQPIGGFMFALSPIIGINFGADKTERLISAFKRFVSAALVLIAPLWILMIIFPQTAVSLMMKNPHLSIQNISYFRIYMALLPVMPLVFFALAFFPAVNKGKISSILGILQQIVFYIPVMLIFPIFIGVAGVYYGTFFIEVLSGIPVSILLLREFRLLRTGITKWQKNEKEN, from the coding sequence ATGGAAAACGAAAAGCAAAAAGAATTTATATTAAACGGAAACTTGTGGAAAGTTATCTTTGATCTTTCATGGCCTGCCGTTATTGCAATGATTTTATTGGGAGCAAACAATGTGCTGGACGGAATCTTTGTCGGGCACTTTGCCGAGGAAGGAGCTTTTACAGGCATTTCGGTAGCCCTGCCCCCAATCATAACAATAATAGGTTTAGGTATTCTCGTAGGTTCGGGAGCCGGCACTCTTTCAAGCATTGCAATCGGTGCGGAAGATAAAAATATTCAAAAAAAGATTTTAGGTAATGTCAATTTTTTGACACTTATAATAAGTGTAATCGTAATGAGCTTAGGCTTTCTTTTTTCGGAACAAACTCTTTTTTTAATGGGAGGCAGGGGCAAGGCTCTAATACACGGAGGCGAATACTACCTCACCCTTTTATGGGGTACTCCGATTTGGATATATGCCATTGCTCTTAATAACCTTATCCGCTCTGAAGGGAAAATGAAAACGGCAGCGGCAATTATGGGAATAAGCCTTATTGTAAACGGATGCGCAAACTACATTCTTATGGTTATATTCAGCTTCGGAGTAAAAGGAGCAGCTATCGGAACAAATATAGGTATGGCAGTACAGGCCTGTATCGGCGCCTATTATTTTGCAAAAAAGAACACGGATTCTCCGGCTTATGTATTTACAATCAGAATGGACGGTGAAATTATATCTAAGATTATTTCGATGGGATTGGCAGGTTTTATAATGCAGTTTATGGGAACTATCCAAATGCTTTTGGTTTTAAATGTACTCAACCGGTACGGTTCGCAAGAAGACATTGCCTTTTACGGAATAGTTACACGTATTTTTTCCTTTGTACTACAGCCGATAGGAGGTTTCATGTTTGCCCTCAGTCCCATAATCGGAATAAACTTCGGAGCAGATAAGACGGAACGTCTTATTTCAGCCTTTAAGCGATTTGTATCTGCAGCCCTTGTTTTGATAGCTCCATTATGGATTTTGATGATTATCTTCCCGCAAACAGCAGTTTCTTTGATGATGAAAAATCCTCATCTAAGCATTCAAAATATTTCCTATTTTAGGATTTACATGGCACTCCTACCCGTTATGCCCTTAGTCTTTTTTGCTCTAGCCTTTTTTCCTGCCGTCAACAAAGGAAAAATAAGCTCGATATTGGGAATTTTACAGCAAATCGTCTTTTACATACCGGTGATGTTGATTTTTCCTATCTTTATAGGCGTTGCAGGCGTATACTATGGTACATTTTTCATAGAAGTTTTAAGCGGCATACCTGTTTCCATCCTTCTTTTGCGCGAATTCAGATTATTAAGGACAGGCATTACTAAATGGCAAAAAAATGAAAAAGAAAATTAA
- a CDS encoding ABC transporter ATP-binding protein, translating into MKKLSNLEKLFIFFALLFLVFSAAAVTVFSWLGGKIADGAVSKDIQKVIVFISVYFTAILVRAGGHGLYSYFFGRFKTSRLKFLRQGLFHSWVRAEYEEFYNIDEGKKLSYYQQQLPSLNGLYYQSFYGMGQILMETIFASGFLLYINLKLALISLFFVLITSLIPQLFKKILDKKQSESISILNGHMGEFSDWLKGFEVIKNYGSEGRFQNLLNKSVERLAKKQFSVSAVSILSRNLSSLASQLSIITVVFYGVYLIYKNELSIAEFMMANGLIVQLKSQVYYISMYVNHFIMSKVIFDGYKSLVVKESEEKKIEAEVSSSNISFDDVSYAYSELPVLQNVNKKFTGNGIHIIYGESGSGKSTAMKILLGLLKPKKGNVLLDEKNIYSIKNRFAIISFLAQEAVFFDDSLKNNLTLGEDIAEEKIFTLMEKLGLEKFANTESLNMDFTHIENKFSGGELKRLSFVRTLLRDTPVVIFDEPFANIDAQNIGRVEDLILGLRNKKVFIVTHQLNDRIKEMAVSLWKIGR; encoded by the coding sequence ATGAAGAAGCTGTCTAATCTTGAAAAATTATTTATATTTTTTGCTCTTCTATTTTTAGTCTTTTCGGCTGCAGCCGTTACGGTTTTTTCATGGCTAGGCGGAAAGATAGCCGATGGCGCCGTAAGTAAGGATATTCAAAAAGTTATTGTTTTTATTTCCGTATATTTTACTGCAATACTGGTAAGAGCCGGAGGACATGGACTTTATTCTTATTTTTTCGGAAGATTTAAAACAAGCCGCTTAAAGTTTCTCAGGCAAGGTCTTTTTCATTCTTGGGTAAGAGCAGAGTACGAAGAATTTTATAATATTGATGAAGGAAAAAAACTTTCATACTACCAACAACAGCTTCCTTCCCTCAACGGACTATATTATCAGTCCTTCTACGGAATGGGTCAGATTCTTATGGAAACTATTTTTGCTTCCGGCTTTCTTTTATATATTAATTTAAAATTAGCCCTTATAAGTTTATTTTTTGTTTTAATAACCTCTCTTATTCCGCAACTATTTAAAAAGATTTTGGATAAAAAACAATCCGAGTCCATAAGCATTTTAAACGGACACATGGGGGAATTTTCGGATTGGTTAAAAGGTTTTGAAGTAATAAAAAATTACGGCAGTGAAGGACGTTTTCAAAATCTCTTAAATAAGTCGGTAGAAAGGTTAGCAAAAAAACAATTTTCCGTTTCAGCCGTAAGTATCCTATCCCGAAATCTTTCTTCTCTTGCCTCTCAATTAAGTATAATTACCGTTGTTTTTTACGGTGTTTACCTTATTTATAAAAACGAATTAAGCATTGCCGAATTTATGATGGCTAACGGTTTGATTGTACAGCTGAAATCTCAAGTTTATTATATTTCGATGTATGTTAATCACTTTATTATGAGCAAGGTTATCTTCGACGGTTATAAGAGTTTGGTGGTTAAAGAATCGGAAGAAAAAAAGATTGAAGCCGAGGTTTCGTCAAGCAATATATCTTTTGATGATGTAAGCTATGCTTACAGCGAATTACCCGTTCTTCAAAATGTAAATAAAAAATTTACCGGCAACGGAATACATATTATCTATGGAGAAAGCGGAAGCGGAAAGTCCACTGCAATGAAAATTCTTTTAGGCCTATTAAAACCCAAAAAAGGAAATGTTTTACTCGATGAAAAAAATATTTATTCCATCAAGAATAGGTTCGCTATTATTTCGTTTTTAGCTCAAGAGGCTGTTTTCTTTGACGATAGTTTAAAAAACAATTTAACCTTAGGTGAAGATATTGCAGAAGAAAAAATCTTTACCTTAATGGAAAAATTAGGTTTAGAAAAATTTGCAAACACTGAAAGCTTGAATATGGACTTTACGCACATCGAAAATAAATTTTCAGGCGGAGAATTAAAGCGTCTAAGTTTTGTGCGTACCCTATTGCGCGATACGCCTGTAGTAATTTTTGATGAGCCCTTTGCAAATATCGATGCTCAAAACATAGGAAGGGTAGAAGATCTTATTTTAGGCTTAAGGAATAAAAAAGTTTTTATTGTAACTCATCAGCTTAATGACAGGATCAAAGAAATGGCCGTCTCTCTTTGGAAGATAGGCAGATAA
- a CDS encoding nitroreductase family protein, which produces MGIIQSLEKRRSYYNINKNLPVSAAEAGALIKKAVELVPDAFNMKSARVVTVFGEKHDLLWDSIYEAFGGKVPREKIDSFKAGAGTVLFFYDEKTVKALQEKFASYAANFPVWANQANGMLQLAVWTALREAGIGASLQHYNPVIDEKVKSLFSIPQEYVLIAQMPFGGIGSEPDPKEKENIDDRVTIIE; this is translated from the coding sequence ATGGGAATTATACAATCTTTGGAAAAACGCAGGTCTTATTATAACATTAATAAAAACCTGCCGGTGTCTGCCGCAGAAGCCGGTGCTTTAATAAAAAAAGCGGTAGAATTGGTGCCTGACGCCTTTAATATGAAAAGTGCACGGGTAGTTACGGTATTCGGCGAAAAGCACGATTTATTGTGGGATTCGATATACGAGGCATTCGGCGGCAAAGTTCCGCGTGAAAAAATCGATTCATTTAAGGCGGGGGCAGGTACGGTTCTGTTCTTTTATGATGAAAAAACCGTAAAGGCTCTGCAAGAAAAATTCGCTTCTTATGCAGCCAATTTCCCCGTATGGGCAAATCAGGCAAACGGAATGCTTCAGCTCGCCGTTTGGACAGCCTTACGGGAAGCGGGCATTGGCGCTTCGCTGCAGCACTACAATCCCGTTATTGATGAAAAGGTAAAATCGCTTTTTTCCATTCCGCAGGAATATGTGCTGATTGCTCAAATGCCCTTCGGCGGTATCGGCAGCGAGCCCGATCCGAAAGAAAAAGAAAATATTGATGACAGAGTAACGATTATAGAGTAA
- a CDS encoding pirin family protein: MERKIKTAVTGFPAQDGAGVHLVRVLGHSTTSDFDPILMLDSFDSTNPDDYTAGFPMHPHRGIETISYVYKGKMQHKDSLGFEDTVGDGEVQWMTAGKGILHEEKLPASERLLGVQLWLNLPAAKKMVPPEYRSIKNAEIKEIPFDGGFIRLLAGSYKEHAGFKSKYLPLNYYDITLNAGAEITIETEQEDSVMLFTLLSDAVISGQTVKEKTAVKLTEGNSVTIKAGTDTAKVLFVGSKTLNESIAWGGPIVMNTREELQKAFSDLHNGTFI; this comes from the coding sequence ATGGAAAGAAAAATAAAAACAGCAGTTACAGGCTTTCCTGCACAAGACGGAGCGGGAGTTCATCTTGTCCGTGTGTTGGGGCATAGCACAACAAGCGATTTTGATCCCATCTTAATGCTTGATTCTTTTGACAGCACCAATCCCGATGACTACACTGCGGGGTTTCCAATGCACCCTCATAGAGGCATTGAAACAATCAGCTATGTGTACAAGGGAAAAATGCAGCACAAGGACAGTCTTGGTTTTGAAGACACGGTAGGCGACGGCGAAGTACAATGGATGACAGCCGGAAAAGGAATTCTTCATGAAGAAAAGCTGCCTGCAAGCGAACGCCTCCTCGGTGTTCAGCTTTGGCTCAATTTGCCTGCGGCTAAAAAAATGGTACCGCCGGAATACCGCAGCATAAAAAATGCGGAAATTAAAGAAATACCTTTTGACGGAGGTTTTATACGCTTGCTTGCAGGCTCGTATAAAGAACACGCAGGCTTTAAAAGCAAGTATCTTCCGCTTAACTATTACGACATTACACTCAATGCAGGAGCCGAAATAACAATCGAAACGGAACAGGAGGATTCGGTTATGCTGTTTACCCTCCTTTCGGATGCGGTTATAAGCGGTCAGACGGTAAAAGAAAAAACGGCAGTAAAACTGACTGAAGGAAACTCCGTTACGATAAAGGCAGGAACAGATACGGCAAAAGTTTTGTTTGTCGGATCAAAAACCTTAAACGAATCCATTGCATGGGGAGGTCCCATCGTAATGAACACAAGAGAAGAATTGCAAAAAGCTTTTAGCGATTTGCATAACGGAACGTTTATTTAA
- a CDS encoding ABC transporter ATP-binding protein, giving the protein MFRFIFKQKKYFVLFFALGGVNLLCTMKLQIWNGRLLDTALGKTSYSMSTLMLLSLGAMIFAALFAYFYDLVKSKLVIVAEADLRKTYFDALLKKNMGEYINIPEGKISADYTDKIDAVSGEYFYVWTALTDNVLIFSVTIITLLTINIQTAFVTVVLLMIPLMVPTVLKNILAKASKERMAAVEKHFSAVRTWLKGIDIIKVFSCEQYIIFRYDKVNEFLRKKQMDAVKVSCFETALSFFVSAIVNLLMTAYCAYYVYKNVFSIGELYTIMSLVAMMSRPMYWTANLLKTFFSSRPVRDAMVEFIDAKTEIGEEEVLKDFTVDAKGLSFSYNEKKILNNTNFTFKQNEKILILGESGSGKSTIMRLLLGIHAPDSGSITIGGTAPQKIKNISDVVSIQQQEAYIFKMNLLDNLFLDKEITEEKVKDVLNSVGLNKYTEDKYLKETVIGETYGFSGGEKKRISIARTVLHKRPIMIFDEPLANIDNENIERVKNLIFSIKDSTVIIISHIADTETKKLFDRIYKFDTNERSLYEEAV; this is encoded by the coding sequence TTGTTTAGGTTTATATTCAAACAAAAAAAATATTTTGTGCTTTTTTTTGCCTTAGGCGGAGTTAATTTGTTATGTACAATGAAGCTTCAAATATGGAATGGCCGGCTTCTTGATACGGCCTTAGGAAAAACTTCCTACTCTATGTCTACCCTAATGCTATTGTCATTAGGGGCAATGATTTTTGCAGCTTTGTTTGCCTATTTTTATGATCTTGTAAAATCAAAACTTGTAATTGTTGCTGAGGCTGATTTACGAAAAACTTATTTTGATGCCCTTCTTAAAAAAAATATGGGAGAGTATATCAACATACCTGAAGGAAAAATAAGTGCAGATTATACCGATAAGATAGATGCCGTAAGCGGAGAGTATTTTTATGTATGGACTGCTTTAACCGATAATGTTTTGATTTTTTCTGTAACGATAATAACGCTTTTAACAATAAATATACAGACTGCTTTTGTTACTGTTGTCTTATTAATGATTCCTCTTATGGTTCCGACGGTTTTAAAAAATATTTTGGCCAAAGCTTCAAAGGAAAGGATGGCAGCGGTCGAAAAACATTTTTCGGCTGTAAGGACATGGTTAAAAGGAATTGATATTATAAAAGTTTTTTCTTGCGAACAGTATATAATTTTCAGATATGATAAAGTAAACGAGTTTTTAAGAAAAAAACAAATGGATGCCGTAAAGGTAAGCTGCTTTGAAACGGCTTTGAGTTTTTTTGTATCTGCTATAGTTAATTTGCTTATGACAGCTTATTGTGCATACTATGTTTACAAGAATGTTTTTTCTATCGGAGAGCTTTATACCATAATGAGCTTAGTCGCAATGATGTCGCGGCCCATGTATTGGACTGCAAATTTATTAAAAACTTTCTTTTCTTCCCGTCCTGTGCGTGATGCAATGGTTGAATTTATAGATGCTAAAACTGAAATAGGGGAGGAGGAAGTATTAAAAGATTTTACTGTTGATGCTAAGGGGCTATCGTTTTCGTATAATGAAAAAAAGATTTTAAACAATACGAATTTTACATTTAAACAAAACGAAAAAATATTGATCTTAGGTGAATCGGGTTCAGGAAAATCTACTATAATGCGTCTACTTTTAGGAATACACGCTCCCGATTCCGGTTCAATTACGATAGGCGGAACCGCTCCCCAAAAAATAAAAAATATTTCCGATGTGGTTTCCATTCAGCAGCAAGAAGCTTATATCTTTAAAATGAACCTTTTAGATAATTTATTTTTGGATAAGGAAATTACTGAAGAAAAAGTTAAGGATGTTCTTAACTCCGTAGGTTTAAATAAGTACACCGAAGATAAGTATTTGAAAGAAACCGTCATAGGTGAAACCTACGGTTTTTCGGGCGGAGAAAAAAAGCGTATAAGCATTGCAAGAACCGTTTTGCATAAACGCCCGATTATGATATTCGATGAGCCTCTTGCAAATATCGATAACGAAAATATTGAGCGGGTAAAAAATTTAATTTTTTCTATAAAGGATTCTACAGTAATAATTATTTCGCACATTGCGGATACCGAAACAAAAAAACTGTTTGATCGAATTTATAAATTCGATACAAATGAAAGGAGCTTATATGAAGAAGCTGTCTAA
- a CDS encoding Rpn family recombination-promoting nuclease/putative transposase, whose product MAKNKRSYKDSVFVDLFSEDEKAKENFLSLYNALHGTNLQLSCPVENIRLDNVMYMNIINDVSCLVDNKIIVLAEHQSTINENMPLRFLQYIARLYEKLQAPTDRYLRKLSKIPTPEFYVFYNGVEDYPESTILKLSNAFITKPESVPLELSVKVYNINKNKGADVLSRCKTLKDYSLFVEEVRKQTQLDSENGFTNAVKICIEKGILKDYLMRKSREVINMLIAEYDYDTDIAVQRQEAGRIAFAEGIEQGIEQGFSDGSYQKALETAKNLRAMNFPIENIAQAVGLSIEEVQAL is encoded by the coding sequence ATGGCTAAAAACAAACGTAGCTATAAAGATTCTGTCTTTGTCGACCTTTTCAGCGAAGATGAAAAAGCAAAAGAAAACTTTTTATCGCTGTATAATGCCCTGCACGGTACGAATCTACAGCTGTCTTGTCCGGTAGAAAACATAAGGCTCGACAACGTTATGTACATGAACATAATCAACGATGTTTCCTGCCTTGTGGACAACAAAATAATCGTGCTTGCAGAGCATCAATCCACCATAAACGAGAATATGCCGTTACGTTTTTTGCAGTATATAGCTCGGCTCTACGAAAAACTGCAAGCTCCGACAGACAGATATTTAAGGAAACTGTCAAAAATACCTACACCTGAATTTTACGTTTTTTACAATGGTGTAGAAGACTACCCTGAAAGTACAATTCTAAAACTTTCCAACGCCTTTATTACAAAACCTGAATCTGTGCCTTTGGAGCTTTCGGTAAAAGTCTATAACATAAACAAGAATAAGGGAGCGGACGTATTAAGCCGATGTAAAACATTGAAAGACTACAGTTTATTTGTTGAAGAGGTAAGAAAGCAAACACAGCTTGACAGTGAAAACGGATTTACCAATGCGGTAAAAATATGCATAGAAAAAGGCATCTTAAAAGACTACTTAATGAGAAAATCACGGGAGGTAATAAACATGTTAATAGCAGAATACGATTATGATACCGACATAGCGGTACAGAGGCAAGAAGCCGGTAGAATAGCCTTTGCCGAAGGTATTGAACAAGGTATTGAGCAGGGGTTTTCCGACGGCTCTTACCAAAAAGCTCTCGAAACGGCGAAAAACTTACGTGCAATGAATTTTCCTATTGAAAATATTGCCCAAGCTGTCGGTTTAAGTATTGAGGAAGTGCAAGCCTTATAA